The following coding sequences are from one Odontesthes bonariensis isolate fOdoBon6 chromosome 10, fOdoBon6.hap1, whole genome shotgun sequence window:
- the pim2 gene encoding serine/threonine-protein kinase pim-2 yields the protein MLDKRTMELPVGEQVRGKNVKEPFCSQYRCGSLLGSGGFGSVFSGQRLSDGLQVAVKQICGDRVQQWARQPGELSPVPMEIALLQQLSEVGGHAGVVRLLDWFELEGRGFLLVLERPPQSQDLFDFITERGALPERLALRFFRQIVEALRFVHAHGIVHRDIKDENIVVDTRTLEVKIVDFGSGAPLKEAAYSEFEGTRVYSPPEWILAQSYEAAPLTVWSLGVLLFDMVCGDIPFERDQEIIKATPIFTRRVSKECQSLIRWCLAFRPEDRPSLDDVLSHPWMEGGEEEEEEHSSPLSPSL from the exons ATGTTGGATAAAAGAACCATGGAGCTTCCTGTGGGGGAACAGGTTCGGGGGAAAAACG TGAAGGAGCCGTTCTGCAGCCAGTACCGCTGCGGTTCTCTTCTGGGGAGCGGCGGGTTCGGTTCCGTGTTCTCGGGCCAGAGGCTGTCGGACGGACTCCAGGTGGCCGTGAAGCAGATCTGCGGGGACAGAGTTCAGCAGTGGGCCCGACAG CCGGGCGAGCTCAGCCCTGTTCCCATGGAGATCgctctgctgcagcagctgtcgGAGGTCGGAGGTCACGCCGGCGTGGTGCGCCTGCTGGACTGGTTTGAGCTGGAGGGGCGGGGCTTCCTGCTGGTGCTGGAGCGCCCGCCGCAGAGCCAGGATCTGTTCGACTTCATCACGGAGCGCGGCGCGCTGCCCGAGCGCCTCGCCCTCAG GTTCTTCCGGCAGATCGTGGAGGCGCTGCGCTTCGTGCACGCTCACGGCATCGTGCACAGAGACATCAAAGACGAGAACATCGTGGTGGACACGCGGACGCTGGAGGTGAAGATCGTCGACTTCGGGTCGGGGGCGCCGCTCAAAGAGGCGGCGTACAGCGAGTTCGAAG GTACTCGGGTCTACAGCCCGCCGGAGTGGATCCTGGCGCAGTCCTACGAGGCGGCGCCGCTCACCGTCTGGTCTCTGGGCGTCCTGCTCTTCGACATGGTCTGCGGCGACATCCCGTTTGAGCGCGACCAGGAGATCATCAAGGCCACGCCCATATTTACACGCCGGGTGTCCAAAG AATGCCAGTCTCTGATTCGCTGGTGCCTGGCGTTCCGCCCGGAGGACCGCCCCTCGCTGGACGACGTGCTGTCCCACCCGTGGATGGAGGGCggcgaggaagaggaggaggagcacaGCTCGCCGCTCAGCCCGTCCCTGTGA